In Syntrophales bacterium, one genomic interval encodes:
- a CDS encoding glycosyltransferase family 2 protein, with protein sequence MDECYMKGMEGRTVRGECPLSVAIIAKNEAKNLSACLESVSFAGQIVVVDSGSADDTLRIAADYGCEIYQEEWRGFGPQKQLAIDRCKLPWVLVLDADERIPEETARVIRELVAGAGQAAGFSFPRRNYFQGRWIRHAGWWPDRVARLFKNGKGQMTGTMVHEAVVVDGLVEQLAVPIDHYTESRLEMIIPKINRYSTLGAEEAFAAGRRTTIFGAFLRAKITFFQDYLFRGGFLDGPQGFTLAVTDSVNKFFKYAKLAEMSREVKGRRKDGGKQT encoded by the coding sequence ATGGATGAGTGCTATATGAAGGGGATGGAGGGACGAACGGTGAGGGGGGAATGCCCACTTTCGGTTGCGATCATTGCCAAAAATGAAGCGAAAAACCTTTCCGCCTGCTTAGAGAGCGTCTCTTTTGCCGGCCAGATTGTCGTGGTCGATTCGGGAAGCGCCGACGACACGCTGCGGATCGCCGCCGACTATGGCTGCGAGATATATCAGGAAGAATGGCGGGGGTTCGGTCCCCAGAAACAACTGGCGATAGACCGCTGCAAGCTGCCGTGGGTGCTTGTCCTGGACGCGGACGAACGAATTCCGGAGGAAACGGCGCGCGTTATCCGGGAGCTTGTAGCGGGGGCGGGGCAGGCCGCTGGCTTCAGCTTTCCCCGCCGGAATTATTTTCAGGGACGATGGATAAGGCATGCGGGCTGGTGGCCGGACAGGGTTGCGCGTCTCTTTAAAAACGGCAAGGGACAGATGACCGGGACGATGGTGCACGAAGCCGTTGTTGTGGATGGTCTGGTTGAACAGCTTGCTGTCCCGATCGACCATTATACGGAAAGTCGTCTGGAGATGATTATCCCCAAAATAAATCGTTATTCCACGCTCGGGGCCGAGGAGGCTTTTGCGGCGGGCCGCAGGACGACTATTTTTGGGGCATTTCTGCGGGCAAAAATCACCTTTTTTCAGGATTATCTGTTCAGGGGCGGTTTTCTGGATGGTCCGCAGGGTTTTACTCTTGCCGTGACCGATTCGGTCAATAAATTCTTTAAGTACGCGAAGCTTGCCGAGATGAGCCGGGAGGTCAAAGGGCGCCGTAAGGACGGTGGGAAACAAACATAA